CAAAATCTTTTAAAAAAATAAAAAATAATTTTGTAAAAGAAAGTATTAATGATAGTGAATTTAAAAATCTTATAAAAAAATTACATAAAAAAATAATTTTGGGAGAAATATTTCAAATTGTAATTTCTAGAAAGTTTTTTGTAAAATGTAATAATCCATTGCTTTCTTATGAAGTTCTTAAAAAGGAAAATCCTAGTCCATATATGTTTTTTATACAAGATATAGATTTTATTCTATTTGGATCATCCCCAGAAAGTGCTTTAAAATATAATCCAAAATCTAATATTGTAGAAATTTATCCAATAGCTGGAACTAGACCAAGAGGTTTTAAAAAAGATGGTAACATAGATTTAGATTTAGATAATAAAATAGAATTAGAAATGATTACAGACAAAAAAGAACTTTCTGAACATATAATGTTAGTAGATTTAGCTAGAAATGACTTATCTAAAATTTGTAAAACTGGAACTAGATATGTTAAAAGACTATTGCAAATAGATAAATATTCTCATGTAATGCACTTAGTTTCTAAGGTAACTGGAGAGTTAAAAGAAAATTTTGATATGATTCATGCATATCAAGCATGTATGAATATGGGAACATTAACTGGATCACCAAAAGTAAAAGCTATGAATTTAATATCTAAATATGAATCATCTATGAGAGGAAGCTATGGTGGAGCAGTTGGTTATATGACAGGATCAGGAATTTTTGATACTTGTATCATAATTAGATCTGCATATATAGAAAATAATTTAGCTACAGTACAAGTAGGAGTTGGTATAGTATCAGACTCTATACCAGATTGTGAAATAGAAGAAAGTAAAAATAAATCAAAAGCCATAATAAATTCTATAATTAAATCTATTTATTAAATACAATTTTAAAAATGTTGTTCATGGAAAACATTCTTATATAGTTCATGATAACAAATATATGTTTAATTCTATGCCTAATCCTTTAAAAGTCTCTAGATATCATTCATGGGCTTGTTACAATGCTCCTAAGAATTTTGTGGTAAGTTCATATTATAAAAAAGTAATAATGTCTCTAAGAAGTAAAAAATATAAAATATGTAGCTTTCAGTTTCATCCAGAATCTATTCTTACTCCTTTGGGAAATGAATTAATGAAAAATACCATAAAATGGCTTTCTAAATAGTTTTTTACACTTTTTATAATAATAAATATGTTTAATAGTTTTATAAAAATTTTTGAAGTTTGTAATATATGCATGTGACATTATTTTTTTTTATAAAATTATTTTATAATATTTTTTTTTATACATGCATTTAACAAAACAAAATTTTTTTATAAATTAAAAATTTAAATTTAAAGAAAAATTATAATGCCAAATATTTTTATATTAGATAACATAGATTCTTTTACAAATAATATATCAGAGCAATTAAAAGTTTTAGGAAATAAAGTATGCATCTATAGAAATGATGAAACAG
This sequence is a window from Buchnera aphidicola (Ceratovacuna japonica). Protein-coding genes within it:
- a CDS encoding anthranilate synthase component 1; translation: MKFNCNVEIIKEDVKYINNPTKLFNFLCKKKKFTLLLESSEINTKNSLESIIILKSALYIKAYKNIVSIISLSKNGFYIIKFLKKNIHKDIIIINLKNGIKLLFPNKINIFNEKKILKSISILDSIRYIFKSIKDVKNNSKSIFLAGFFSYDLINYFEKLPILSKNNKCPDFCFYLSENLLILDHVKKICTIQGSIFSNDLRDFKKINCYIKKIKNKIEKIKEKKISTKSFKKIKNNFVKESINDSEFKNLIKKLHKKIILGEIFQIVISRKFFVKCNNPLLSYEVLKKENPSPYMFFIQDIDFILFGSSPESALKYNPKSNIVEIYPIAGTRPRGFKKDGNIDLDLDNKIELEMITDKKELSEHIMLVDLARNDLSKICKTGTRYVKRLLQIDKYSHVMHLVSKVTGELKENFDMIHAYQACMNMGTLTGSPKVKAMNLISKYESSMRGSYGGAVGYMTGSGIFDTCIIIRSAYIENNLATVQVGVGIVSDSIPDCEIEESKNKSKAIINSIIKSIY